The following DNA comes from Streptomyces pristinaespiralis.
CGGGCACGGAGATCGTCCGGTCCCGCAGCGGCCTGCTGACCACACTGGCCTACCAGTTCGGCGACGAACCGGCCGTGTACGCGCTGGAAGGATCCATCGCCGTCACCGGCTCCGCCGTCCAGTGGCTCCGCGACCAGATGCACATCATCAGCTCCTCCTCCGAGGTGGAGGCACTGGCCCGACAGGCACAGGACAACGGCGGCATCTACTTCGTCCCCGCCTTCTCCGGCCTGTTCGCCCCGTACTGGCGCTCCGACGCCCGCGGCGCCATCGTCGGCCTCGCCCGCTTCCACACCAACGCACACCTGGCCCGAGCGACCCTCGAAGCCATCTGCTACCAGAGCCGCGACGTCGCCGAAGCGATGGCACAGGACTCCGGCGTCGCCCTCGACGTCCTGCGGGTCGACGGCGGCGTCACCGCCAACGACCTGTGCATGCAGATCCAGGCCGATGTCCTCGGCGTACCGGTCAGCCGCCCCGTCGTGGCCGAGACCACCGCCCTCGGCGCCGCCTACGCGGCCGGACTCGCCACCGGCTTCTGGCAGAACACCGACGAACTCCGCTCCCACTGGCACGAGTCCAAGCGGTGGGAGCCCCAATGGAGCGACGAGGAACGGGAAAAGGGCTACGCGGGCTGGAAGAAGGCCGTGGAACGCAGCCTCGACTGGGTCGACGTCGAATAACCGAACCGGACGACGGAGCGCCTGCGAAATGCCACCACGCCAAGAGGGCACCCGGCCGGCGATCAGGCCGGGCTGCCCTCGGCTCGCCGGACGAGGCTAGGCCGGCGGATCGGGACGGCGGCGTACGTCCGCGTACACGCGCGCTCTGACTCCCGCCTCACCCGGCGTGCGCCATACCGGCGTGACACCGGAGGTGACCCACTGCTGCTGGAGACCGTCCAACACGGCGCGGACGGTGTCCTCGTCGGCGGCAGTGATGTCCAGGACCACGAGACCCGGCTCGGCGATGTTCTGCTCATCGATCTGCATGCCGGTCCCGACGGCTGCGTCAGGCCGTCCGGTTCGCCGGCCGGAGCAGAAGCATCCGTACGAGGGAGCCCCGTCGGCGACTCACCGGGGCTCCGGTCGCGCGAACCGCACCCGGGGCCGTAGACAGGGAGGAGCAGCTGCGTCCGCCGACAGGACCGGGCGGGCTGCGCCCCGGTCCGGGGAGCCGTGCCGTCCCGAGCGGCACGGCTCCCCGCCGGGACACAGCGCCCTCACCCCCACCACGCCCAGCTCCCCACCACAGATGAACGGCGTGGCTCAGCGCCCGACGCCCGCCCCGTAAAGATCGAGCGTCCCCATGTCGTTGCAGCTCACATCGCGCAGCCCGCACTCCTCACCCGGGTTCCGCACCCCGTCCGCGCGCAACTGGGCGACCACCAGGCGCGCGGCCCGTTCGGCGGACTCCTCGGCCGCCTCAGGGAATCGGGCACTCCACTGCCAACGTTCGCGGTGCTGCCAGCCGATCTCCCGCATCGCCGCCGCCTTCTCGGCGGAGTCCTCCTCGGCACGGTCCGCACGGTAGGCCCGCAGACCCTCCTCGGGATCGAACCCGAGCCGCACGCTGTCACGGCCGTTGTGGGTGATCACAAAACCCGTCCAGTTCAGACCGACCTGCGGCGGCAGGTGCTCCACGAACGAACCCAGCAACACCGTGAGCGCATCCTGCAGGTGGTCCAGGCTCGGTGCCAGCCGGCCACCCGGAAACACGTCGGGCCCCCACCCCGGACCGCCGCGGTCCAGCTGCCACAGATACGGCAGGTGCCGGAAGTCCGACGGCTCGTCCGCGCTCCACGGCCCGCCCCACTTGAACGTGCGGTGCTCCTCCTCCTCCGACTCCCCGGTGTCGTGCACCTCCAGCACCACACCCGCGCGGTCCCCGGTGAGAAGCAGCAACCGCCGCTCGTTCCGCCACCGCACTCCCGGCCCCTCGGCCGAACCACCGTGCAGCGTGGGAAGACCGATACGGCCGACAACAGCGTCGTAGACCTCACCGAACGCCGCCCTGCGCCGGGCGAGCGTCGCGCCGGGCCCGTAGGACAGCACCCGCTCCCGCTCACCGGGCCTGCCACCGTCGTGCAACGCCTCGGCGATCTCCGCCGCGGCACCATGCAGCGGCGAGAGGGGGTGCACCGCAAGCCGGCTGGCCCGCCGGCTGCTCTGGAAGATCACGGTGTGGCGCTCCCCGCGCCAGCGCAGCCCGGGGGCACCACCGCAGTCCTCGTACCGCACCGGCTCGCCGACCCCCGCAAGCGCCTCCGCGAGAGCGGCGATGCGAGAGGCGGCCGCACCCCCCGGCGACGGCCGGTAGGAGTGATCCAGCAGATGCACCTGCCCGTAGGTGTACCGCGTGGAGTCGAAACCGAGCTTGCCCGCCTCGAGCACCAGCTGCGTGCCGGGCCGGCCAGGAGTGACCACCACCTGGCCGTCGTACACCTTCCCCTGCTCCCACCCCGGACGGGACGCCACCAGCTCCCTGACCGTGGCCAGCTCCCAGTCACCGAAGTCCGCCTCCAGCAGCTCGGCCACCGTGTGGACGGCGTCGTCGTAAGTGTCGTGATTGTCGCGTGACGGGCTGTCAGTCATGGGCAGATCGTGGCACGCGGCACCGACACCGGCTGCGGCGGACCCCGCGATCCACCGGACGGCACACCAACCGCGTTCCGC
Coding sequences within:
- a CDS encoding DUF6207 family protein codes for the protein MQIDEQNIAEPGLVVLDITAADEDTVRAVLDGLQQQWVTSGVTPVWRTPGEAGVRARVYADVRRRPDPPA